From a single Silene latifolia isolate original U9 population chromosome 6, ASM4854445v1, whole genome shotgun sequence genomic region:
- the LOC141658964 gene encoding metalloendoproteinase 1-MMP-like, whose product MHFLLLFPFILLLSFQNFPGVFPARTIPAVTVDATSAWRNFANFVNLEKGSRATGVCDLKQYFHRFGYLSSPATPLTPANFSDEFDSELETAILTYQKNLGLPITGKLDVDTVDLIMAPRCGLGDNHSHATTLTNTGLHETRHYAYFAGRPRWSEAKPINLTYAFDKDHIINYINYDTIRAVFKRAFARWSDVIPVNFMEVENYRKAEIKIAFFKGDHGDGEPFDGVLGVLAHAFSPENGRLHLDAAETWAVDFDTQESSVAVDLESVVTHEIGHVLGLAHSSVKDAIMYPSLRPRSKKVDLRIDDVEGVQALYGSNPNFNYGSLLESEETSDGGVGGGRRGFSAFGLSIWSLWIVTSLIQLVV is encoded by the coding sequence ATGCACTTTCTGTTATTATTCCCGTTTATTCTGTTACTCTCCTTCCAAAATTTCCCGGGTGTTTTTCCCGCCAGAACAATCCCGGCCGTAACCGTCGACGCCACTTCCGCGTGGCGCAATTTTGCAAATTTCGTGAACCTCGAAAAAGGCAGCCGTGCCACCGGTGTCTGCGACCTCAAACAATACTTCCACCGCTTCGGCTACCTGTCGTCACCGGCGACACCACTGACTCCGGCGAACTTTTCCGATGAGTTTGATTCGGAGCTGGAAACTGCCATCTTGACTTACCAGAAAAACCTCGGGTTGCCGATCACCGGAAAACTCGACGTCGACACTGTTGATCTAATCATGGCGCCGAGGTGTGGCCTCGGCGACAACCACTCACACGCCACCACATTAACCAACACGGGCCTACATGAGACGCGCCATTACGCTTACTTCGCCGGTCGTCCACGGTGGTCGGAAGCTAAGCCAATTAACTTAACATATGCGTTTGATAAGGACCATATTATTAATTACATAAATTACGACACCATACGAGCCGTATTTAAACGCGCTTTTGCGCGTTGGTCGGATGTAATACCCGTAAATTTTATGGAAGTGGAGAATTATCGAAAGGCGGAAATTAAAATTGCGTTTTTTAAAGGGGACCACGGTGACGGAGAGCCGTTCGACGGGGTTTTAGGGGTTTTAGCTCACGCATTTTCTCCAGAAAATGGAAGACTTCATTTAGATGCAGCGGAAACATGGGCCGTTGATTTCGACACGCAGGAGTCATCCGTAGCCGTCGATTTGGAATCAGTTGTCACGCACGAGATTGGTCATGTGCTTGGGTTAGCCCATTCTTCCGTTAAGGATGCTATTATGTACCCGAGTTTGAGGCCCAGAAGTAAGAAAGTGGACCTTCGGATTGATGATGTGGAGGGTGTTCAAGCTTTGTACGGGTCTAACCCGAATTTTAATTATGGTTCTTTGTTGGAGTCTGAAGAGACTTCTGATGGCGGAGTTGGTGGTGGTCGTCGTGGTTTTAGTGCGTTCGGATTGTCGATATGGTCGTTGTGGATTGTTACGAGCTTGATTCAATTAGTAGTATAG